Proteins from a genomic interval of Sparus aurata chromosome 21, fSpaAur1.1, whole genome shotgun sequence:
- the LOC115572058 gene encoding leucine-rich repeat-containing protein 26, whose translation MISQRRALLIFMLLVQTGLVAGCVCPVATMLSQFPSEVPADACCLNYSGSAFSHIHWSVFTNETNIKILDLSFCNITSVHMRGKDSSTLQQVYLGHNRITTLPKGFLARQPGLTEVDLSGNLIQALPEDFLQDSDGLQKLYLQGNQLRFLPGSVLQKPSLQSLELDGNPWDCSCLQLEGLEEGRKVNRTTGLQDLVGNMTCVSPRHLAGRTVLSVRLSDVCRPAGLTALFIVLPLIILSALVLCWCCGRKRKKKETPISTSKKRASSSSCNGQKNRKKQQQAAAEQKKAGHCVDEGILKNQLLLRPASTLLGSTRDIYEEVEIKLGSVESIPRVSSRCSSSTEGRQGSQEPNGAGKAELDTVSVTEVMKDSADREKAYLTQSTEYYSLVPGIELEDSDHGEYENVNLS comes from the coding sequence ATGATTAGCCAGCGACGTGCCCtgctcattttcatgttgcTGGTGCAGACGGGGCTTGTAGCTGGATGTGTGTGTCCAGTCGCCACCATGTTGTCCCAGTTTCCCTCTGAGGTTCCTGCCGACGCCTGCTGCTTGAACTACTCTGGCTCGGCCTTCAGCCACATACACTGGTCTGTGTTTACCAACGAGACAAACATAAAGATATTGGACCTCTCCTTCTGTAATATCACCTCTGTTCATATGAGAGGCAAAGATTCCTCGACATTGCAGCAGGTTTACTTAGGTCATAACAGAATAACGACACTGCCAAAGGGGTTTCTGGCCCGACAGCCCGGCCTGACGGAGGTGGATCTGAGCGGGAACCTGATTCAGGCGCTGCCCGAGGATTTTCTTCAGGACTCAGACGGCCTCCAGAAGCTTTATCTGCAGGGAAACCAGCTACGCTTTCTGCCAGGCTCTGTGTTGCAGAAGCCAAGTCTGCAAAGCCTGGAGCTGGATGGAAACCCCTGGGACTGCTCCTGTTTGCAACTGGAAGGACTGGAGGAAGGCAGGAAGGTTAACAGAACCACTGGGCTTCAGGACCTGGTGGGGAACATGACTTGCGTCTCTCCCAGGCACCTGGCTGGCAGGACTGTGTTGTCAGTGAGGCTTAGCGATGTGTGCCGCCCAGCTGGACTCACAGCACTCTTCATTGTGCTTCCTCTCATCATCCTCTCCGCCTTGGTGCTCTGCTGGTGCTgcgggaggaagaggaagaagaaagaaacgccTATAAGCACCTCAAAAAAGAGAGCTTCGAGCTCCAGCTGCAATGGACAAAAGAATCGCAAAAAGCAGCAACAAGCGGCCGCTGAGCAGAAGAAAGCTGGACACTGTGTCGATGAGGGGATCCTGAAGAACCAGCTGCTGCTACGCCCGGCGTCCACCCTCCTGGGCAGCACCAGGGACATCTACGAAGAGGTGGAGATTAAGCTGGGCTCAGTGGAGTCTATTCCCAGAGTCTCCTCCCGCTGCTCCAGCTCCACAGAGGGGAGGCAGGGCTCCCAGGAGCCCAACGGGGCCGGCAAGGCTGAGCTGGACACAGTCAGTGTGACGGAAGTGATGAAAGACTCAGC